From a region of the Odoribacter splanchnicus DSM 20712 genome:
- a CDS encoding transposase: MAKIQNISEIHPTLGFTEFDIIEKYRKSFHESELGRLHSVFPFERMAKTMGLSEQRLGRRNIFSPSAKIALMVLKAYTGFSDRQLVEHLNGNIHYQMFCGIMINPSFPITNYKIVSAIRNEIASRLDVDSLQEVLASHWKPYLDSLHVCMTDATCYESHMRFPTDMKLLWESLEWLYRQICLHCRDLGIRRPRNKYADVAKSYLSYCKKRKRKASRTRMLKRRMIRLLEKLLIQRDEIHREHGTSLRYTQDYQKRLSIIRKVLVQEKELFEGRKVRDRIVSIDRHYVRPIVRGKETKSVEFGAKVNNIQIDGISFIEHLSFKAFNEGIRLKDRIRMQQKLMNVRVRCVAADSIYANNANRKFCTKYGISTSFVRKGRAARDESLRKVLRSELSKERATRLEGSFGTQKQHYSLSRIKARNRKTEILWIFFGIHTANAILMIDKIRNRADKAA, from the coding sequence ATGGCTAAGATACAAAATATTTCGGAAATTCACCCTACTTTGGGCTTTACAGAATTTGATATTATAGAAAAATATCGCAAGAGTTTTCATGAGAGTGAGCTTGGCAGGCTTCATTCGGTGTTTCCGTTTGAGCGTATGGCAAAGACCATGGGCCTGTCGGAACAGCGACTGGGACGCAGGAACATCTTCAGTCCTTCGGCGAAGATCGCCCTTATGGTCCTGAAGGCGTACACCGGATTCTCTGACAGGCAGCTGGTGGAACATCTTAACGGGAACATACACTACCAGATGTTCTGCGGGATTATGATAAATCCGTCCTTTCCCATAACCAACTACAAGATAGTCAGTGCCATCCGCAATGAGATAGCGTCCCGTCTTGATGTTGATTCCCTCCAGGAAGTGCTGGCTTCACACTGGAAACCCTATCTTGACAGCCTTCACGTCTGTATGACCGATGCCACATGCTATGAGAGCCATATGCGTTTTCCTACGGATATGAAACTCCTTTGGGAAAGTCTGGAATGGCTCTACAGGCAAATCTGCCTTCATTGCAGAGATTTGGGTATAAGGCGTCCGCGCAACAAGTATGCGGATGTGGCGAAGTCCTACCTGTCCTACTGCAAGAAGAGAAAGAGGAAGGCTTCAAGGACAAGGATGCTCAAGCGTCGTATGATCAGACTCCTTGAAAAGCTCCTCATACAGAGGGATGAAATCCATAGAGAACATGGAACCTCACTCCGATATACCCAGGATTACCAGAAGCGTCTTTCCATCATCAGAAAGGTTCTTGTACAGGAAAAGGAGTTGTTTGAAGGCAGGAAGGTCAGGGACCGCATCGTCAGCATTGACCGTCATTATGTACGTCCCATTGTAAGAGGCAAGGAAACAAAGTCCGTCGAGTTCGGTGCGAAGGTCAACAACATACAGATAGACGGCATATCGTTCATCGAACACCTCTCGTTCAAGGCTTTCAACGAAGGTATACGCCTGAAGGACCGTATCCGCATGCAGCAGAAGCTCATGAATGTGAGGGTAAGATGCGTGGCTGCCGATTCCATATATGCCAATAATGCCAACAGAAAGTTCTGTACAAAATATGGAATATCCACATCCTTTGTACGCAAGGGAAGGGCGGCCAGGGATGAATCCTTGAGAAAGGTTCTCAGAAGTGAACTCTCCAAAGAAAGGGCCACCCGACTTGAAGGCAGCTTCGGCACACAGAAGCAGCATTACTCACTCTCAAGGATAAAGGCACGGAACAGGAAGACGGAAATCCTATGGATTTTCTTTGGAATACATACGGCAAATGCCATACTGATGATAGATAAAATCAGGAACCGGGCGGATAAAGCGGCATGA
- a CDS encoding RNA polymerase sigma factor has translation MELMHAFQKYGGLLCNYAYSYLNNREEAEDVVQEVFLQLLETEKVFPFNDIAIKSYLLKSVRNSCLNILKKKKHFLFTADLTNYQVIDEEFASVDEDLIHNLQKEIFILAPQTQKIIVGIFYRKLTYKEIADELNISINTVKSLLESVIKKLRKNLNHNMKIILLFWYKKM, from the coding sequence ATGGAATTGATGCATGCATTTCAGAAATATGGTGGTTTACTGTGTAATTATGCCTACTCTTATCTGAACAACCGAGAGGAGGCGGAAGATGTGGTACAGGAGGTCTTCCTGCAGCTACTGGAAACAGAGAAAGTCTTTCCGTTTAACGATATTGCCATCAAATCCTACCTGTTAAAGTCGGTCCGAAATAGCTGCTTAAACATTTTAAAAAAGAAAAAACATTTTTTATTTACAGCAGATCTCACTAATTATCAAGTGATAGATGAAGAATTTGCAAGTGTAGACGAGGATCTCATTCACAACCTGCAAAAAGAAATTTTCATATTGGCTCCACAAACACAAAAAATTATAGTCGGCATTTTTTATCGCAAACTGACATATAAAGAAATTGCCGATGAATTAAATATCTCCATTAATACGGTGAAATCCCTGTTGGAATCTGTCATAAAGAAACTGCGTAAAAATTTAAATCATAATATGAAGATTATCCTTTTGTTCTGGTATAAAAAAATGTAA
- a CDS encoding transposase, with the protein MTKETLLMQYQSECLSALKSVVNIHKPFEKTFMDTMKLFMAIPDRINFLQLGRYGCFSEQTYRNLFENETFDWFAFNASIIGKHLTGKRKAIAIDPSYIPKSGHKTPWIGYFRSGCAGDYKRGLEIMGIGVIDIDNHECMTLGSIQTPDCKTLDNMGKNLVDWYSSYLISRKDKLQGISGTVVADAFFSKETFITPMCENDFHVISRFRNDVVLYYPTLEKKTGKRGHPKWFDGKIDFANLDLTRCKEYEVNKGKLYGLRVYVKALKRYVSLAVRYPMDGRTDKWQLYFSTDDSMDGREVLDYYRTRFQLEFCFRDGKQHAGITNCQSTDFRKLDFHFNASLAAVNLAKAACKRLGIAYSISSCKSFIHNAYMLERFICVFGIQPDTTLIDKIFKELILFTARAA; encoded by the coding sequence ATGACTAAAGAAACACTCCTTATGCAATACCAATCCGAGTGCCTGTCGGCTCTCAAATCAGTCGTGAATATACACAAACCTTTTGAAAAAACGTTCATGGACACCATGAAATTATTCATGGCCATCCCGGATCGTATAAACTTCCTCCAATTGGGCAGGTATGGATGTTTTTCGGAACAGACCTACCGTAACCTTTTTGAGAATGAGACTTTCGACTGGTTTGCGTTCAACGCCTCTATCATCGGCAAGCATCTCACAGGCAAAAGAAAAGCCATCGCCATCGATCCTTCCTATATCCCCAAGTCCGGTCATAAGACACCTTGGATCGGTTACTTCCGGTCAGGCTGTGCCGGGGATTATAAGCGAGGATTGGAAATCATGGGCATCGGTGTCATTGACATCGACAACCATGAATGCATGACTTTAGGCTCCATTCAGACGCCGGACTGTAAGACCTTGGATAATATGGGCAAGAACCTGGTTGACTGGTATAGCAGCTATCTTATCAGTAGAAAAGACAAGCTACAGGGCATATCCGGAACGGTGGTTGCAGACGCATTCTTTTCCAAGGAAACTTTCATAACGCCTATGTGCGAGAACGATTTCCATGTCATCAGCCGCTTTAGGAACGACGTGGTCCTGTACTATCCGACATTGGAAAAGAAAACAGGAAAACGTGGGCATCCCAAGTGGTTTGACGGCAAAATCGACTTTGCCAATCTGGATTTGACCCGGTGCAAGGAATATGAGGTGAACAAGGGAAAACTATACGGATTGAGGGTATATGTAAAAGCCCTCAAAAGGTATGTTTCCTTGGCCGTCCGGTATCCGATGGACGGGAGGACAGACAAGTGGCAACTTTATTTCTCTACAGACGATTCCATGGATGGACGCGAAGTCCTGGATTATTACAGAACCAGGTTCCAATTGGAATTTTGCTTTAGAGATGGAAAGCAGCATGCTGGAATTACCAACTGTCAGTCAACTGACTTCAGAAAGTTGGATTTTCACTTCAATGCATCGCTTGCTGCTGTCAACTTGGCCAAAGCGGCATGTAAGAGGCTCGGAATAGCCTATTCCATATCCTCTTGCAAGTCTTTCATACACAATGCGTATATGCTTGAACGATTTATTTGCGTGTTCGGTATTCAGCCGGACACGACATTAATTGACAAAATTTTCAAAGAACTCATTTTATTTACTGCCAGAGCCGCTTAG
- a CDS encoding FecR family protein, producing MEDIGFDIDERILRVLNGVASSREKASLDEWFQSSVEHEDYYRERVRDFQRIKMLVNITRAEDMKQQVCKTLNKAVRKQTKAKIRMSRRGWYKIAGMAAILIVGFMVRFHDKNTSHDHLLKQPIIYPGKSVATITLANGEELEVGNRGLNVREENGMFLKLDSTVITYSGKQADSGKVVYNTLTVPAGGEYRLVLSDGTKVWMNADSKLKYPVAFGQSQREVFLEGEAYFDVKKDPEYPFTVHTSRGDVQVLGTGFNIRDYRGEARVVTTLVEGKVVYKASERHEAVIILPGYQLIDNGYEELAPQEVDVEMYVGWKDGRYIFEDATLEEIMQVLSKWYNVTVFYKNEKMKNLHFTGDIERYENINDFLHFMELGGKVVFNIQDKTIIIE from the coding sequence ATGGAAGATATAGGTTTTGATATTGACGAAAGGATACTGCGGGTATTGAACGGTGTTGCATCTTCCCGAGAGAAGGCCTCGTTGGACGAATGGTTCCAAAGCTCGGTTGAACACGAGGATTATTACAGAGAAAGGGTACGTGATTTTCAAAGAATAAAAATGTTGGTGAATATAACTCGGGCAGAAGATATGAAACAACAGGTTTGTAAGACTCTGAATAAAGCTGTCCGGAAACAGACTAAAGCGAAAATACGGATGTCTAGAAGAGGCTGGTACAAAATTGCCGGAATGGCAGCGATATTGATTGTCGGTTTTATGGTCAGATTTCATGATAAAAATACCTCCCATGATCATCTTTTGAAACAACCAATTATTTATCCGGGGAAAAGCGTGGCTACGATCACACTGGCCAATGGAGAAGAGTTGGAGGTAGGTAATCGTGGTCTGAATGTACGTGAGGAAAACGGTATGTTTTTAAAACTGGATTCTACAGTAATTACCTATTCGGGCAAACAAGCCGATTCCGGAAAAGTCGTTTATAATACACTTACAGTTCCGGCCGGGGGAGAATATCGATTGGTTTTATCCGACGGAACGAAAGTATGGATGAATGCGGATTCCAAACTGAAGTATCCGGTTGCTTTCGGGCAAAGTCAGCGGGAAGTTTTTTTGGAAGGAGAAGCTTATTTTGACGTAAAAAAAGACCCGGAGTATCCTTTTACCGTACATACTTCGAGGGGTGACGTTCAGGTATTAGGTACAGGCTTTAATATCAGAGATTACCGGGGAGAAGCCCGGGTGGTAACGACTCTGGTAGAAGGTAAGGTGGTTTACAAGGCATCGGAACGACATGAAGCTGTGATTATTTTGCCGGGATACCAGTTGATAGACAATGGTTATGAAGAACTCGCACCTCAAGAAGTAGATGTTGAGATGTATGTCGGATGGAAGGATGGGAGGTATATTTTCGAGGACGCTACTTTGGAAGAAATCATGCAAGTATTATCCAAGTGGTATAATGTTACGGTTTTCTATAAAAATGAAAAAATGAAAAATCTTCATTTTACTGGAGACATAGAAAGATACGAAAATATCAATGATTTTCTTCATTTTATGGAATTGGGGGGGAAAGTCGTTTTTAATATTCAGGATAAAACTATAATTATAGAATAA